A window of Actinomadura viridis genomic DNA:
CGCTCCCGGCGGGTCCGGCCCAGGGCCGGTCTTCCTGCGGCACGATCAGGCAGCGGCGGCCGGGCACGTCCTCCGATCCCACCCACACCGCGTGCCCGGGCACGTCCTCCGGCGCCACGACCGGCATGTCGGGCAGGTTGAGCTCGGCGAAGCCGGTGCCGGGCCGCACGTTCTCGGCACGGCTCAGCACGGCGCGGCGGCGGGTGCGCTCGGCGACCCGGCGGAGCAGGTCGGCGGTGACCAGGGCCCGCTCCCGGCCCGCGTGGACGTGGACGTGCAGCGCGTTCGGCGGGACGTCCATGGCCTGTCCGGTGCGATGGTCGTGCAGGCGCAGCATGGGATCAACCCTACGGTCGCGGACCCGGCGCCCCGCCAGGCGCCCCTGTCAGGCGCCCCGCGCCCAGCCCCGGCGCCGGCCGGAGGACCCGGAGTCAGAGGAGGGGGCCGGGAGGCGTGGGGACGTCGGGCATCGGCACCGCGCCGTCGGGCTTGCGCACCGCGGCGAACCGCAGCCGCACGTAGTCGGCGACCCAGCCCGACTCGCGGCGCAGCGCCGGAGCCGCCAGCTCGTTGATCCGTTCGAGCAGCGGCTCGACCAGCTCGGGCGGCACGTCGGCGAGCGCGCGCGGGGCGTAGGCGCGGACCCAGTCGGCGGCGCCGCCCGGGCCCTCGGTCATCCGGGACGGCCGGTCGGCGTGTTCGAGGAGCCGCAGGGTGAACCCGCCGTCCTCCAGGCGGGTGGCGTACTCGGCGGGGCTGGGGAAGTACCACGGCAGCTCGGGCTCGCCGAGCCCGAAGACCCGCCAGGCGGTCTGCATCGCCACGATCAGCTCGGCGCAGTTGCCGGCGCCGCCCAGCTCGCCGACGAACCGGCCGCCGGGCCGCAGCGCCGCGTGGACCCGCG
This region includes:
- a CDS encoding class I SAM-dependent methyltransferase, coding for MNWAVSTYDSVFGYVSAHGAPLVDLLDPQPGERIIDLGCGTGTFTAEIAERGAEVLGVDGSAEMVAQATALHPGLSFAVGDAHEFTTSETFDAVASNAALHWMTRDPDAVIARVHAALRPGGRFVGELGGAGNCAELIVAMQTAWRVFGLGEPELPWYFPSPAEYATRLEDGGFTLRLLEHADRPSRMTEGPGGAADWVRAYAPRALADVPPELVEPLLERINELAAPALRRESGWVADYVRLRFAAVRKPDGAVPMPDVPTPPGPLL